From the genome of Phalacrocorax aristotelis chromosome 15, bGulAri2.1, whole genome shotgun sequence, one region includes:
- the CUX2 gene encoding homeobox protein cut-like 2 isoform X2: MAADVGSMFRYRTRFDVRRRLQVIALSKRNKEAETAFLSVYKQLIEAPDPAPVLEAARSLEDRLQQLQRLEPETGPLKDLRHPWKKHPELISTKERREETLPAARLAAAAEPLLSSIDGKALCGETLLQRNEAEKQKGLQEAQVTLATRLGEAEEKIKVLHAALKATQTELLELRCKYDEEAASKADEVAMIMTNLEKANQRAEAAQREVESLREQLAAVNSSLRLACCSPPGAAGDKVNYSMCSGSRLEVALAAKDREILRLLKDIQHLQSSLQELEESSANQIAELEGQLAAKNEAIEKLEEKLQAQADYEEIKTELSILKAMKVASASCSLPQASAMACADMLAGLGHVCQPCHWWLRHPFPSRLGFLQSISKAEEALLLGKETFYPSQKYLLEKPSLLASTEEDHSEDESGKDSLGMEQPYPSPQHAPADEPASPTPVPPLPGPGLAPDGPRTFSLSPFPGGDRLSGDPKTPHLPPPAYKSESASGGPPFPSTFFGAKSSAMPPGTVPAASATSPPSEPSESSASSSAEEEQLDTAEIAFQVKEQLLKHNIGQRVFGHYVLGLSQGSVSEILARPKPWRKLTVKGKEPFIKMKQFLSDEQNVLALRTIQVRQRGSITPRIRTPETGSDDAIKSILEQAKKEIESQKGGEPKTPSASQALANGSSGSSSEDAIKSILEQARREMQAQQQALLEMESGGSGCPADTPPTERSTLAAVNQNIVPTFVKQEEGSGASPGPPQTPLAVLSPAAFVQSIIRKVKSEIGDAGSYFDQHWASERSLLSRPYTSVSPSLSSSSSSYSSMANGRGWQRGEPGEGGANEDELPPADDDPHRLTEMKTEGAGTEPAAGSRLSYYPAYVPRTLKPTVPPLTPEQYEMYMYREVDTLELTRQVKEKLAKNGICQRIFGEKVLGLSQGSVSDMLSRPKPWSKLTQKGREPFIRMQLWLTDQLGQGISQQPAPSQASLVEPQPSPSPPPSPTEHEKGCQEPLTLALESSKENQQPESRSTPALGGKMYPNNQGPVGIQEIVAMSPELDTYSITKKVKEVLTDNNLGQRLFGESILGLTQGSVSDLLSRPKPWHKLSLKGREPFVRMQLWLNDPHNVEKLRDMKKLEKKAYLKRRYGLMSAGSDSESPSTRSECTSPSLQPQDLSLLQIKKPRVVLAPEEKEALKKAYQLEPYPSQQTIELLSFQLNLKTNTVINWFHNYRSRMRREMLVEGTQDNDTDPDPDQSGGAAIPGRRAPHSPDSDAEERKPVFGGGEHPCAAVPMKVKEEQGEAGSWGRRRDSRSPAGAAEGTGPPQEERGAAPHAAAPSASSLPRRGGRASATGGPAPPPLLHPDSSQSSAGSSRCSLEVSPTSPSAASSPGLAGSASPGPSSAGPVSPALPPAPGLRLSTSVQRRHEKMANLNNIIHRLERAANREEALEWEF, from the exons gtGATTGCACTTAGTAAGAGAAATAAGGAGGCTGAGACGGCTTTCCTGAGCGTTTACAAGCAATTAATCGAAGCTCCAG AccctgctcctgtgctggagGCTGCCCGGAGCCTGGAGGAccggctgcagcagctccagcgcCTCGAGCCTGAAACCGGCCCCCTGAAGGACCTCAGACACCCCTGGAAGAAGCACCCAGAGCTTATCAGCACCAAAG AGCGCAGAGAGGAGACATTGCCGGCGGCCAGGCTTGCGGCAGCGGCTGAGCCCCTGCTCTCCAGTATCGACGGCAAAGCACTGTGCGGAGAAACCTTGCTGCAGAGAAAtgaggcagaaaagcaaaa GGGGCTGCAGGAAGCACAGGTCACTTTGGCGACTcggctgggggaggcagaggagaagaTCAAAGTGCTCCATGCAG CGCTGAAGGCCACCCAGACAGAGCTGCTGGAGTTGCGGTGTAAATATGACGAAGAAGCTGCATCCAA GGCAGATGAAGTAGCCATGATCATGACGAACCTTGAAAAAGCCAACCAG CGAGCGGAAGCGGCGCAGAGGGAGGTGGAGAGCTTGAGGGAGCAGCTGGCGGCCGTAAACAGCTCCCTCCGCCTGGCCTGCTGCTCCCCGCCAGGCGCTGCCGGG gaCAAAGTGAACTATTCCATGTGCTCAGGGTCGAGGCTGGAGGTGGCTCTGGCTGCCAAAGACCGGGAGATCCTGCGGCTCCTAAAGGATATCCAACACCTCCAGAGCtcgctgcaggagctggaggagtcCTCTGCCAACCAGATCGCTGAGCTGGAGGgccagctggctgccaagaaCGAAGCCATCGAG AAGCTGGAGGAAAAGCTGCAGGCACAGGCGGACTACGAGGAGATCAAAACGGAGCTGAG CATCCTGAAGGCGATGAAGGTGGCCTCCGCCAGCTGCAGCCTTCCCCAGGCAAGTGCCATGGCGTGTGCTGAcatgctggcagggctgggacacgtgtgccagccctgccactgGTGGCTCCGCCACCCTTTCCCATCTCGGCTTGGCTTCTTGCAGAGCATATCGAAGGCAGAGGaggccctgctgctggggaaggagactTTCTACCCCTCCCAGAAGTACCTGCTGGAGAAGCCCAGCCTTCTGGCCAGCACTG AGGAGGATCACTCCGAAGACGAGTCGGGAAAGGATTCGCTGGGCATGGAGCAGCCGTACCCATCCCCCCAGCATGCCCCGGCAGACGAACCCGCCTCCCCCACTCCCGTCCCGCCTCTGCCTGGCCCTGGCCTGGCCCCCGATGGCCCCCGGACTTTCTCATTGTCCCCCTTCCCAGGGGGTGACCGGCTTTCAGGGGACCCCAAGaccccccacctcccaccaCCTGCCTACAAGAGTGAGAGTGCCAGCGGGGGGCCGCCCTTCCCCTCCACCTTCTTCGGGGCCAAAAGCAGTGCCATGCCCCCCGGCACTGTGCCGGCTGCCAGTGCCACCAGCCCGCCCAGCGAGCCGTCCGAGAGCAgcgccagcagctctgctgaggaggAGCAGCTGGACACGGCCGAAATCGCcttccaggtgaaggagcagctgctgaagcacaACATCGGGCAGAGGGTCTTCGGGCATTACGTGCTGGGGCTGTCGCAGGGCTCCGTCAGCGAGATCCTGGCCCGGCCCAAGCCCTGGCGCAAGCTGACAGTAAAGGGAAAGGAGCCATTCATCAAGATGAAGCAGTTCCTCTCCGATGAGCAGAACGTGCTGGCCCTGAGGACTATCCAGGTGCGCCAGAGAG GTAGTATTACGCCGCGGATCAGAACGCCAGAGACCGGCTCTGACGATGCCATCAAAAGCATCCTGGAGCAGGCGAAGAAGGAGATCGAGTCACAGAAGGGGG GTGAACCCAAAACGCCATCAGCATCACAGGCGCTGGCCAATGGGTCGAGCGGCAGCAGCTCGGAGGATGCCATCAAGAGCATCCTGGAGCAGGCGCGCCGGGAGatgcaggcacagcagcaggcactgctggagATGGAGTCGGGGGGCAGCGGGTGCCCTGCGGACACACCACCCACCGAGCGCTCCACGCTGGCTGCTGTCAACCAGAACATTGTCCCGACCTTTGTCaagcaggaggaggggagcggggccagccccggccccccacAGACACCCCTGGCTGTCCTCTCACCTGCCGCCTTCGTCCAGAGCATCATCCGGAAGGTGAAGTCGGAGATCGGTGATGCTGGCTCCTACTTCGACCAGCACTGGGCATCAGAGCGGAGCCTGCTCAGCCGACCCTACACCTCCGTCTCGCCTTCGctctcctcatcctcctcaaGCTACTCCAGCATGGCCAACGGCCGGGGCTGGCAGCGAGGTGAGCCTGGCGAGGGCGGTGCCAATGAGGATGAGCTGCCACCTGCAGATGATGACCCCCACCGGCTGACAGAGATGAAGACGGAGGGAGCCGGCACGGAGCCAGCAGCTGGCAGTCGTCTCTCCTACTATCCTGCCTATGTGCCACGGACCCTGAAACCTACTGTTCCACCACTGACGCCAGAGCAGTATGAGATGTACATGTACAGGGAGGTGGACACACTGGAGCTGACCCGGCAGGTCAAGGAAAAGTTGGCCAAGAACGGCATCTGCCAGAGGATCTTCGGAGAGAAG GTGCTGGGCCTGTCCCAGGGCAGCGTGAGTGACATGCTGTCACGGCCCAAGCCATGGAGTAAGCTGACGCAGAAAGGTCGGGAGCCCTTCATCCGCATGCAGCTCTGGCTGACCGACCAGCTGGGCCAAGGCAtcagccagcagccagccccCTCTCAGG CCAGCCTGGTGGAGCCCCAGCCGTCCCCCTcaccaccccccagccccactgagcATGAGAAGGGCTGCCAGGAGCCCCTCACCCTGGCCTTGGagagcagcaaagaaaaccagcagcCTGAGAGCCGGTCAACGCCTGCACTGGGTGGGAAGATGTACCCCAACAATCAGGGACCTGTGGGCATACAGGAGATCGTCGCCATGTCCCCCGAGCTGGACACCTACTCCATCACCAAGAAGGTCAAGGAGGTCTTGACGGACAACAATTTAG GCCAGCGGCTGTTCGGGGAGAGCATCCTGGGCCTGACGCAGGGCTCGGTGTCCGATCTCCTCTCCAGGCCCAAGCCGTGGCACAAGCTGAGCCTGAAGGGGAGGGAGCCCTTCGTCCGCATGCAGCTCTGGCTCAACGACCCCCACAACGTGGAGAAGCTGCGCGACatgaagaagctggaaaagaaag CCTACCTGAAACGTCGGTATGGGCTGATGAGCGCCGGCTCAGACAGCGAGTCCCCCAGTACCCGCTCTGAGTGCACCAGCCCCAGTCTGCAGCCGCAGgacctcagcctcctccagatcAAGAAGCCACGGGTGGTGCTGGCcccagaggagaaggaagcCCTGAAGAAGGCCTACCAGCTGGAGCCCTACCCCTCCCAGCAAACCATCGAGCTGCTCTCCTTCCAGCTTAACCTCAAGACCAACACCGTCATCAACTGGTTCCACAACTACAG GTCACGGATGCGCCGGGAGATGCTGGTGGAGGGCACGCAGGACAATGACACAGACCCGGACCCAGACCAGAGTGGCGGGGCGGCCATCCCTGGGCGCCGGGCCCCCCACAGCCCTGATTCGGATGCCGAGGAGCGTAAACCTGTGTTTGGGGGGGGTGAGCACCCCTGCGCTGCTGTGCCCATGAAGGTGAAGGAAGAGCAAGGGGAGGCGGGCAGCTGGGGCCGCCGGCGGGACTCACGCAGCCCGGCCGGGGCAGCCGAGGGGACCGGACCTCCCCAAGAGGAGCGGGGAGCAGCCCCCCATGCCGCTGCCCCCAGTGCCAGCAGCCTCCCGCGGCGGGGGGGCCGTGCCAGTGCCACCGGGGGACCCgcaccaccaccactgctgcACCCTGACAGCTCCCAGTCCTCTGCGGGGTCGTCCCGTTGCAGTTTGGAGGTCTCCCCAACATCGCCCTCAGCAGCCTCCTCGCCCGGCCTCGCCGGCTCAGCCTCACCGGGGCCATCCTCCGCCGGGCCGGTTTCACCAGCGCTCCCACCAGCCCCCGGCCTGCGGCTCAGCACCAGCGTCCAGCGGCGCCACGAGAAGATGGCCAACCTCAACAACATCATCCACCGCCTGGAGCGGGCCGCCAACCGCGAGGAGGCCCTCGAGTGGGAGTTCTGA
- the CUX2 gene encoding homeobox protein cut-like 2 isoform X5 has product MAADVGSMFRYRTRFDVRRRLQVIALSKRNKEAETAFLSVYKQLIEAPDPAPVLEAARSLEDRLQQLQRLEPETGPLKDLRHPWKKHPELISTKERREETLPAARLAAAAEPLLSSIDGKALCGETLLQRNEAEKQKGLQEAQVTLATRLGEAEEKIKVLHAALKATQTELLELRCKYDEEAASKADEVAMIMTNLEKANQRAEAAQREVESLREQLAAVNSSLRLACCSPPGAAGQDKVNYSMCSGSRLEVALAAKDREILRLLKDIQHLQSSLQELEESSANQIAELEGQLAAKNEAIEKLEEKLQAQADYEEIKTELSILKAMKVASASCSLPQSISKAEEALLLGKETFYPSQKYLLEKPSLLASTEEDHSEDESGKDSLGMEQPYPSPQHAPADEPASPTPVPPLPGPGLAPDGPRTFSLSPFPGGDRLSGDPKTPHLPPPAYKSESASGGPPFPSTFFGAKSSAMPPGTVPAASATSPPSEPSESSASSSAEEEQLDTAEIAFQVKEQLLKHNIGQRVFGHYVLGLSQGSVSEILARPKPWRKLTVKGKEPFIKMKQFLSDEQNVLALRTIQVRQRGSITPRIRTPETGSDDAIKSILEQAKKEIESQKGGEPKTPSASQALANGSSGSSSEDAIKSILEQARREMQAQQQALLEMESGGSGCPADTPPTERSTLAAVNQNIVPTFVKQEEGSGASPGPPQTPLAVLSPAAFVQSIIRKVKSEIGDAGSYFDQHWASERSLLSRPYTSVSPSLSSSSSSYSSMANGRGWQRGEPGEGGANEDELPPADDDPHRLTEMKTEGAGTEPAAGSRLSYYPAYVPRTLKPTVPPLTPEQYEMYMYREVDTLELTRQVKEKLAKNGICQRIFGEKVLGLSQGSVSDMLSRPKPWSKLTQKGREPFIRMQLWLTDQLGQGISQQPAPSQASLVEPQPSPSPPPSPTEHEKGCQEPLTLALESSKENQQPESRSTPALGGKMYPNNQGPVGIQEIVAMSPELDTYSITKKVKEVLTDNNLGQRLFGESILGLTQGSVSDLLSRPKPWHKLSLKGREPFVRMQLWLNDPHNVEKLRDMKKLEKKAYLKRRYGLMSAGSDSESPSTRSECTSPSLQPQDLSLLQIKKPRVVLAPEEKEALKKAYQLEPYPSQQTIELLSFQLNLKTNTVINWFHNYRSRMRREMLVEGTQDNDTDPDPDQSGGAAIPGRRAPHSPDSDAEERKPVFGGGEHPCAAVPMKVKEEQGEAGSWGRRRDSRSPAGAAEGTGPPQEERGAAPHAAAPSASSLPRRGGRASATGGPAPPPLLHPDSSQSSAGSSRCSLEVSPTSPSAASSPGLAGSASPGPSSAGPVSPALPPAPGLRLSTSVQRRHEKMANLNNIIHRLERAANREEALEWEF; this is encoded by the exons gtGATTGCACTTAGTAAGAGAAATAAGGAGGCTGAGACGGCTTTCCTGAGCGTTTACAAGCAATTAATCGAAGCTCCAG AccctgctcctgtgctggagGCTGCCCGGAGCCTGGAGGAccggctgcagcagctccagcgcCTCGAGCCTGAAACCGGCCCCCTGAAGGACCTCAGACACCCCTGGAAGAAGCACCCAGAGCTTATCAGCACCAAAG AGCGCAGAGAGGAGACATTGCCGGCGGCCAGGCTTGCGGCAGCGGCTGAGCCCCTGCTCTCCAGTATCGACGGCAAAGCACTGTGCGGAGAAACCTTGCTGCAGAGAAAtgaggcagaaaagcaaaa GGGGCTGCAGGAAGCACAGGTCACTTTGGCGACTcggctgggggaggcagaggagaagaTCAAAGTGCTCCATGCAG CGCTGAAGGCCACCCAGACAGAGCTGCTGGAGTTGCGGTGTAAATATGACGAAGAAGCTGCATCCAA GGCAGATGAAGTAGCCATGATCATGACGAACCTTGAAAAAGCCAACCAG CGAGCGGAAGCGGCGCAGAGGGAGGTGGAGAGCTTGAGGGAGCAGCTGGCGGCCGTAAACAGCTCCCTCCGCCTGGCCTGCTGCTCCCCGCCAGGCGCTGCCGGG caggaCAAAGTGAACTATTCCATGTGCTCAGGGTCGAGGCTGGAGGTGGCTCTGGCTGCCAAAGACCGGGAGATCCTGCGGCTCCTAAAGGATATCCAACACCTCCAGAGCtcgctgcaggagctggaggagtcCTCTGCCAACCAGATCGCTGAGCTGGAGGgccagctggctgccaagaaCGAAGCCATCGAG AAGCTGGAGGAAAAGCTGCAGGCACAGGCGGACTACGAGGAGATCAAAACGGAGCTGAG CATCCTGAAGGCGATGAAGGTGGCCTCCGCCAGCTGCAGCCTTCCCCAG AGCATATCGAAGGCAGAGGaggccctgctgctggggaaggagactTTCTACCCCTCCCAGAAGTACCTGCTGGAGAAGCCCAGCCTTCTGGCCAGCACTG AGGAGGATCACTCCGAAGACGAGTCGGGAAAGGATTCGCTGGGCATGGAGCAGCCGTACCCATCCCCCCAGCATGCCCCGGCAGACGAACCCGCCTCCCCCACTCCCGTCCCGCCTCTGCCTGGCCCTGGCCTGGCCCCCGATGGCCCCCGGACTTTCTCATTGTCCCCCTTCCCAGGGGGTGACCGGCTTTCAGGGGACCCCAAGaccccccacctcccaccaCCTGCCTACAAGAGTGAGAGTGCCAGCGGGGGGCCGCCCTTCCCCTCCACCTTCTTCGGGGCCAAAAGCAGTGCCATGCCCCCCGGCACTGTGCCGGCTGCCAGTGCCACCAGCCCGCCCAGCGAGCCGTCCGAGAGCAgcgccagcagctctgctgaggaggAGCAGCTGGACACGGCCGAAATCGCcttccaggtgaaggagcagctgctgaagcacaACATCGGGCAGAGGGTCTTCGGGCATTACGTGCTGGGGCTGTCGCAGGGCTCCGTCAGCGAGATCCTGGCCCGGCCCAAGCCCTGGCGCAAGCTGACAGTAAAGGGAAAGGAGCCATTCATCAAGATGAAGCAGTTCCTCTCCGATGAGCAGAACGTGCTGGCCCTGAGGACTATCCAGGTGCGCCAGAGAG GTAGTATTACGCCGCGGATCAGAACGCCAGAGACCGGCTCTGACGATGCCATCAAAAGCATCCTGGAGCAGGCGAAGAAGGAGATCGAGTCACAGAAGGGGG GTGAACCCAAAACGCCATCAGCATCACAGGCGCTGGCCAATGGGTCGAGCGGCAGCAGCTCGGAGGATGCCATCAAGAGCATCCTGGAGCAGGCGCGCCGGGAGatgcaggcacagcagcaggcactgctggagATGGAGTCGGGGGGCAGCGGGTGCCCTGCGGACACACCACCCACCGAGCGCTCCACGCTGGCTGCTGTCAACCAGAACATTGTCCCGACCTTTGTCaagcaggaggaggggagcggggccagccccggccccccacAGACACCCCTGGCTGTCCTCTCACCTGCCGCCTTCGTCCAGAGCATCATCCGGAAGGTGAAGTCGGAGATCGGTGATGCTGGCTCCTACTTCGACCAGCACTGGGCATCAGAGCGGAGCCTGCTCAGCCGACCCTACACCTCCGTCTCGCCTTCGctctcctcatcctcctcaaGCTACTCCAGCATGGCCAACGGCCGGGGCTGGCAGCGAGGTGAGCCTGGCGAGGGCGGTGCCAATGAGGATGAGCTGCCACCTGCAGATGATGACCCCCACCGGCTGACAGAGATGAAGACGGAGGGAGCCGGCACGGAGCCAGCAGCTGGCAGTCGTCTCTCCTACTATCCTGCCTATGTGCCACGGACCCTGAAACCTACTGTTCCACCACTGACGCCAGAGCAGTATGAGATGTACATGTACAGGGAGGTGGACACACTGGAGCTGACCCGGCAGGTCAAGGAAAAGTTGGCCAAGAACGGCATCTGCCAGAGGATCTTCGGAGAGAAG GTGCTGGGCCTGTCCCAGGGCAGCGTGAGTGACATGCTGTCACGGCCCAAGCCATGGAGTAAGCTGACGCAGAAAGGTCGGGAGCCCTTCATCCGCATGCAGCTCTGGCTGACCGACCAGCTGGGCCAAGGCAtcagccagcagccagccccCTCTCAGG CCAGCCTGGTGGAGCCCCAGCCGTCCCCCTcaccaccccccagccccactgagcATGAGAAGGGCTGCCAGGAGCCCCTCACCCTGGCCTTGGagagcagcaaagaaaaccagcagcCTGAGAGCCGGTCAACGCCTGCACTGGGTGGGAAGATGTACCCCAACAATCAGGGACCTGTGGGCATACAGGAGATCGTCGCCATGTCCCCCGAGCTGGACACCTACTCCATCACCAAGAAGGTCAAGGAGGTCTTGACGGACAACAATTTAG GCCAGCGGCTGTTCGGGGAGAGCATCCTGGGCCTGACGCAGGGCTCGGTGTCCGATCTCCTCTCCAGGCCCAAGCCGTGGCACAAGCTGAGCCTGAAGGGGAGGGAGCCCTTCGTCCGCATGCAGCTCTGGCTCAACGACCCCCACAACGTGGAGAAGCTGCGCGACatgaagaagctggaaaagaaag CCTACCTGAAACGTCGGTATGGGCTGATGAGCGCCGGCTCAGACAGCGAGTCCCCCAGTACCCGCTCTGAGTGCACCAGCCCCAGTCTGCAGCCGCAGgacctcagcctcctccagatcAAGAAGCCACGGGTGGTGCTGGCcccagaggagaaggaagcCCTGAAGAAGGCCTACCAGCTGGAGCCCTACCCCTCCCAGCAAACCATCGAGCTGCTCTCCTTCCAGCTTAACCTCAAGACCAACACCGTCATCAACTGGTTCCACAACTACAG GTCACGGATGCGCCGGGAGATGCTGGTGGAGGGCACGCAGGACAATGACACAGACCCGGACCCAGACCAGAGTGGCGGGGCGGCCATCCCTGGGCGCCGGGCCCCCCACAGCCCTGATTCGGATGCCGAGGAGCGTAAACCTGTGTTTGGGGGGGGTGAGCACCCCTGCGCTGCTGTGCCCATGAAGGTGAAGGAAGAGCAAGGGGAGGCGGGCAGCTGGGGCCGCCGGCGGGACTCACGCAGCCCGGCCGGGGCAGCCGAGGGGACCGGACCTCCCCAAGAGGAGCGGGGAGCAGCCCCCCATGCCGCTGCCCCCAGTGCCAGCAGCCTCCCGCGGCGGGGGGGCCGTGCCAGTGCCACCGGGGGACCCgcaccaccaccactgctgcACCCTGACAGCTCCCAGTCCTCTGCGGGGTCGTCCCGTTGCAGTTTGGAGGTCTCCCCAACATCGCCCTCAGCAGCCTCCTCGCCCGGCCTCGCCGGCTCAGCCTCACCGGGGCCATCCTCCGCCGGGCCGGTTTCACCAGCGCTCCCACCAGCCCCCGGCCTGCGGCTCAGCACCAGCGTCCAGCGGCGCCACGAGAAGATGGCCAACCTCAACAACATCATCCACCGCCTGGAGCGGGCCGCCAACCGCGAGGAGGCCCTCGAGTGGGAGTTCTGA